A single region of the Bradysia coprophila strain Holo2 unplaced genomic scaffold, BU_Bcop_v1 contig_235, whole genome shotgun sequence genome encodes:
- the LOC119077343 gene encoding transmembrane emp24 domain-containing protein 6, translating to MANSTWHVYGTIFVYLFMCFVCQNVITQSDSRPWYESLPAVAMDYKVHIDAGKEDCYYQYVQPGATFYVSFQVIRGGDGMAGFAVRHPSGQIVHPYQWQANSEYTDQTSTGGYYGVCIDNQFSRFAGKLVNMYITVIKYEEWDKYAKEIEALQLDMQNFTSVVHVVEKNINDMLQFQSYSRSRESRDMALLLDNNSYIQNWSLTQIAVIILTCTVQVYFVRKLFDIKSGSSRSRI from the exons ATGGCGAACAGTACGTGGCACGTCTACGGTACCATTTTCGtgtatttatttatgtgtttcgtgtgtcaaaatgtgataaCACAATCAGATAGTCGACCGTGGTACGAGTCCCTTCCGGCTGTTGCAATGGACTACAAAGTGCACATCGATGCGGGCAAAGAGGACTGTTATTATCAATACGTACAGCCGGGTGCAACATTTTATGTCAGCTTTcag GTGATCCGCGGCGGTGACGGCATGGCTGGATTTGCCGTACGCCATCCAAGTGGTCAAATAGTCCATCCATACCAATGGCAAGCGAATTCCGAATATACGGATCAAACGTCCACTGGCGGCTACTATGGCGTTTGCATCGACAATCAATTTTCGAGATTTGCCGGTAAACTGGTGAACATGTACATAACTGTGATAAAGTACGAAGAATGGGACAAATATGCGAAGGAAATCGAGGCCCTCCAGTTGGACATGCAGAATTTTACG TCGGTTGTGCATGTGGTCGAGAAGAACATCAACGATATGCTGCAATTCCAATCGTACAGTCGCAGCCGGGAATCGAGAGACATGGCTCTGTTGTTGGACAACAATTCGTACATTCAAAATTGGTCACTCACTCAGATAGCGGTCATCATATTGACGTGTACCGTTCAGGTGTACTTTGTCCGGAAATTGTTCGACATTAAGTCCGGCAGTAGTCGAAGTCGAATTTAG
- the LOC119077348 gene encoding carboxypeptidase Q-like, whose product MGKVSPILVLFLFNVSNFHSHAQCDLSSVLIDEIKDYAPVVQAIIQKVLTGDFKGKLYNDTALFVDTVGARVVGSEGLDNGIDFILNWMNDQGFDDVHGEEIDTPNWKRGKETLEMIEPRHQRLKILGYGSSVPTREPIYAEIIVVRDYAELEQRSNEV is encoded by the exons ATGGGAAAGGTGTCTCCAATTTTAGTCCTGTTTCTATTTAACGTCTCTAACTTTCATTCGCATGCTCAATGCGATCTCAGTTCGGTTCTAattgatgaaataaaagaCTATGCGCCTGTGGTTCAAGCAATCATACAAAAGGTTCTAACTGGCGATTTCAAAGGCAAATTGTACAATGATACGGCACTTTTCGTTGATACTGTTGGGGCAAGAGTTGTAGGATCGGAAGGACTAGACAACGGCatcgatttcattttgaattggaTGAACGATCAAGGTTTCGACGATGTTCACGGTGAGGAAATTGATACGCCAAATTGGAAACG TGGAAAAGAAACTTTGGAAATGATTGAGCCGAGACATCAACGTCTCAAGATATTGGGTTACGGATCAAGTGTGCCCACAAGGGAACCGATCTATGCTGAAATTATTGTGGTTAGAGATTACGCTGAATTGGAACAAAGATCGAATGAGGTTTAA